From the Phoenix dactylifera cultivar Barhee BC4 chromosome 10, palm_55x_up_171113_PBpolish2nd_filt_p, whole genome shotgun sequence genome, one window contains:
- the LOC120112095 gene encoding uncharacterized protein LOC120112095, giving the protein MRNREEEVLANIAARRRGAKGRGLARQLAEQTLNLTATQADFAGASQMMTQLLQMQQEMQQQMQQQIQQQMQMQQQMQMQMQQQVQQQVQTTARPAQSIESYYEQFRRLNPPMFDGGADPLVAETWIREVEKMFKALQYPEEVNVRLTIPMLKGNAEFWWTAIEAALEGEDELPTWEEFKKMFYDHYGEALERALKVEADLKKSGKERGEQKRAESSRNPMNRPRNFEGPPNKKKKFKACYYCDKMHSSPCLKRMGACFICGQPGHIARDCPNKKKVESGPSRPTDQMQRGAARVYALTRQDASASDRVVAGMISINSVDASVLFDSSATHSFISSKFSASLHLMPDKLDEPLLVATSLKKTVVVESVYKNYIIQIEDRKLLADLVLLDMYDFDVILGMNWLSEYHAHIDCFSKRIVF; this is encoded by the exons ATGAGGAACAGAGAGGAGGAAGTCTTGGCAAATATTGCAGCTCGGAGGAGAGGAGCAAAAGGGAGAGGACTTGCCAGGCAGCTAGCTGAGCAAACTCTAAACCTAACTGCCACCCAGGCTGATTTTGCTGGAGCAAGTCAGATGATGACTCAGCTCCTTCAGATGCAGCAGGAGATGCAACAACAGATGCAGCAGCAGATACAGCAGCAGATGCAGATGCAGCAGCAGATGCAAATGCAGATGCAGCAGCAGGTGCAGCAGCAGGTGCAGACCACTGCCCGACCTGCACAGTCCATTGAGTCCTACTATGAGCAATTCCGTAGGCTCAACCCACCTATGTTTGATGGTGGAGCTGACCCTCTGGTTGCTGAGACCTGGATTCGGGAGGTAGAGAAGATGTTCAAAGCCTTGCAATATCCCGAAGAAGTGAATGTCAGATTGACTATCCCTATGCTGAAAGGGAATGCAGAGTTCTGGTGGACGGCCATTGAAGCTGCACTCGAGGGTGAGGATGAGCTACCGACATGGGAAGAATTCAAGAAGATGTTTTATGACCA CTACGGAGAGGCCCTGGAGAGAGCACTGAAGGTAGAAGCAGATCTGAAGAAATCAGGGAAGGAAAGAGGTGAGCAGAAAAGGGCCGAGTCGTCAAGGAATCCGATGAACCGACCAAGAAACTTTGAGGGCCCTcctaacaagaagaagaaatttaagGCTTGTTATTACTGTGACAAAATGCATTCTAGTCCTTGCTTGAAGAGGATGGGAGCCTGTTTTATATGTGGGCAGCCAGGACACATAGCCAGAGATTGCCCGAACAAAAAGAAGGTTGAATCTGGACCTTCTAGACCAACTGATCAGATGCAGAGAGGAGCTGCACGGGTGTACGCACTGACACGACAGGATGCTAGTGCCAGTGACAGAGTTGTGGCAGGTATGATTTCCATCAACTCTGTTGATGCTTCAGTACTATTTGATTCTAGCGCTACACATTCCTTTATATCCTCCAAGTTCTCTGCATCCTTGCATCTTATGCCTGATAAGTTAGATGAGCCTTTACTTGTTGCTACCTCTCTCAAGAAGACAGTAGTGGTGGAATCTGTTTATAAAAACTACATAATTCAGATAGAGGATAGAAAATTATTGGCTGACTTAGTACTGTTAGACATGTATGATTTTGATGTCATCCTTGGTATGAATTGGCTGTCTGAATATCATGCTCACATTGATTGCTTTAGCAAGAGGATAGTGTTTTAG
- the LOC103717176 gene encoding heat stress transcription factor A-5-like, giving the protein MQAMEGGQPGSTGGGSGGGGSGGGPAPFLLKTYDMVDDSATDDIVSWSPTQASFIVWNPPDFAAHLLPAYFKHNNFSSFIRQLNTYGFRKIDPERWEFANEEFVKGQKHLLKNIHRRKPIHSHSHPPGSFAYSERAALEEEIERITREKAALQADLWRFRQQQSGTKIQLDDLERRLAEMGQRQLKMIAFLQRALENPRFVENLLKMAVASSVDFSAIHKKRRLPGMEYCQEAPENSFYDDHSSTSKSDIGHGFHMDFCDKLKLELCPAISVNLVAVSTQSSHEDNDSPRMKQPECGPVRMENLPLSPQPLDLSDTGASICPTKNLLLPRAVDEGDGNFSCHLNLTLASSSMQIDSNQYSSRTSNSVDHDVANAANSSELGAANIHKDDNLGKAVGNIQSTSADAKATSLQEVAPSSNQEPASHEQRANDVFWEQFLTERPGSSDTEEASSSLRANPGDEQQEERKQANEDIWRNRKDMEQLTL; this is encoded by the exons atgcaagcgATGGAAGGTGGCCAGCCCGGCTCCACCGGTGGCGgcagcggaggaggaggaagcggcGGCGGCCCTGCTCCTTTCCTGCTGAAAACCTACGACATGGTGGACGACTCCGCCACCGACGACATCGTCTCCTGGAGCCCCACCCAGGCCAGTTTCATCGTCTGGAATCCCCCCGACTTCGCTGCCCACCTCCTCCCCGCCTACTTCAAGCACAACAACTTCTCCAGCTTCATCCGCCAGCTCAATACCTAC ggttttcggaagatcGATCCAGAGAGATGGGAGTTCGCGAACGAGGAATTCGTCAAGGGGCAGAAGCATTTGCTCAAGAACATCCACCGCCGCAAGCCCATCCACAGCCACAGTCACCCGCCGGGCTCATTCGCCTACTCCGAGCGGGCGGCGCTGGAGGAGGAGATCGAGAGGATCACGCGGGAGAAGGCCGCCCTCCAGGCCGACCTGTGGCGGTTCAGGCAGCAACAGTCCGGGACAAAGATCCAGCTCGACGACCTCGAGCGGCGGCTGGCCGAGATGGGGCAGCGGCAGCTCAAGATGATTGCTTTCTTGCAGAGGGCCTTGGAGAACCCCCGGTTCGTGGAGAATCTTCTGAAGATGGCAGTGGCTTCGTCGGTGGATTTCTCGGCGATTCATAAGAAAAGGCGATTGCCGGGGATGGAGTATTGCCAGGAGGCCCCAGAAAATAGCTTCTATGATGATCATAGCAGCACTTCGAAGTCCGACATCGGGCATGGATTCCACATGGATTTTTGTGATAAGCTAAAATTGGAGTTGTGCCCAGCTATTTCGGTTAATTTGGTCGCTGTGAGCACTCAGAGCTCCCATGAAGATAACGATAGCCCGCGCATGAAGCAACCTGAGTGCGGCCCCGTGAGAATGGAAAACCTTCCTTTGTCACCGCAGCCGCTAGATCTTTCGGATACAGGGGCATCTATATGTCCGACAAAGAATTTGTTGCTTCCAAGAGCAGTTGATGAGGGGGATGGGAACTTTTCATGCCATTTGAATCTCACTCTTGCTTCATCTTCTATGCAAATAGACAGTAATCAGTATTCAAGCAGAACTTCAAACTCAGTCGATCATGATGTCGCCAATGCTGCCAATTCCAGCGAGTTAGGAGCAGCCAACATACATAAGGACGACAATCTTGGTAAAGCTGTTGGGAATATCCAAAGTACTTCCGCCGATGCAAAAGCTACCTCTCTGCAAGAGGTCGCTCCAAGTAGTAATCAAGAACCTGCATCTCATGAACAAAGAGCAAATGATGTGTTCTGGGAGCAATTCCTAACCGAAAGGCCAGGTTCTTCAGACACTGAAGAGGCGAGCTCGAGTTTGAGGGCAAATCCTGGTGATGAGCAACAGGAAGAGAGGAAGCAAGCCAATGAGGACATATGGAGAAACAGAAAAGATATGGAGCAGCTTACTCTCTGA